A stretch of DNA from Thermanaerosceptrum fracticalcis:
GAACGGGCCGTAGCGGCCCGGGCTGGACGTCCTGTGGCTTTCCGCCAGGCCAACTTGGTGAGGGTAAGTGTATTACCTGAACTAGTACATACGGGTAATGTGGATCTTGCTTCCGGAAACATTTCCTTTAAAGGTGATGTGGTAATTGCCGGTAATGTGGAAGAAGGAATGACGGTAGAAGCGGGCGGAAATGTTAGGGTAGGTGGGTTAGTCTCTGGGGCGAGAATTCAAGCAACAGGATCTATCCTGATCAGGGGAAATATTCTGGCATCGGCAGTAACCGCAGGAGGAACTCCTGACTTTATGCAAGAAATCCTTCCACAGGTTCGCGCTTTAGCAATTGGTTTGCGAGAGATGATCATGGCTATCTATCAGCTACTTGGTCACCCAGCATTCAAACAAGGTGATCTCAAACGCGGTATCGGTCCTTTGTTAAGATTGCTGTTGGAGGGGAAGTTTCGGCATCTTCCTGCTGCTGCAGAAGTCTTCAAGAAGCAAGTTGAAACTCTTCCATCAGGATTAGCCGGTGAAGGCCTGGACGAGTTTATTAAGGAAGTCGAACGGGTAGTGGTTCACTCCCCTTTGATGGTACGTAACCTTCAGGAGGTAGAAAAACTAGCCCAACGAGCTTCGGAATGGGAACAAGCCTTTGTGTCTCCGCCGTCTGCGGAAAGTGATGTGGTAGTGTCAAATATCCTCAATTCCACCGTTATAGCAAGCGGTGATGTCAGGGTGGTGGGTGGCGGTTGTTATAATTCGCGAATTCATGCTGGTAAAAAAGTGACTGTAGCCGGGGTATTTCGCGGGGGTGAGATTCAGGCTGGGGAAGATGTGCATGTGGGAGAACTGGGATCCAGAGGCGGGTCTATTACTAAGGTGGTGGCTGGCCCAAGAGCTATGGTTACCGTAAAATACGCCTTTGAGAATGCTTTGGTATTGGTGGGTGGCCGGGTTTATCGTTTTGATAGGAAGGAAAAAGATGTCAGATTGTGGTTGGATAAAGAAGGGAATCTGAGATCCTGCGTAATGTCAAGGGGACGGTTCTGTTAACACAATACATGAATAGAACTATCCCGTTATTATGCCCAAAAAGGGGTTATCTGACTTGTCTTCGGAATTGAAGGAGCGTAAACTTGTAATATAGTGTTTTATGACTGGGAAAACTGTATATGTCTTTTCTGGAACCAGGCCTGAAGAAGCTCCTAAACATTCCTGCGGGGAAAAGGATAGAACTATTTTAAGTAATTAAAAGCGGGCAAGGCGTTAAAGGGAGTGTAATACATACTCCCGGACATACAGCGGGTTAGTTTCTGTCATGCTTCACGGAGGTGAAGCGATTGTAGGAGACATTAATGGACAGATTCATAATTAAAGGCCGACAATGCGGTAATAGGTCAGCTTGGCCTCGTACGCGGGAAAAGATTTTTGTACCTGTTCGACTTTGGCGACGAGTGGAAGTTTGATGTGCAGGATTAAAGTTGGTCAAGCGTTACTAATTATAACCATATAACACAATAAAACGTGGGTATTAGATTGATTGTTTACCCACGTTTTATATTTGACATTCCTTCCTTCTCGGCTTTCTCGCGTTTATGTTTGACCTCAACTTTGACAGCATAAAAAAACAAAACCGCGCCACCACTGGTTTTGAAGGACACGGCAAATAGGTGTACTACTACACCTGTAATTAACTGGATAATTCTATAACATGAGCCGGTATTTGTTTACCCACAATTTTAAAAGCCAGGCGGCAGCCAATCCCCGTATTTCCGTACGTACCAGATACTTCTTCTTAGCTATTTCCAGCTGAACTACAGCTACCCGGGCAAGTTCCTTT
This window harbors:
- a CDS encoding DUF342 domain-containing protein, which codes for MKEEANQGSLAITASGTDNACPDGEVNSSYAFMKEGCLVVQYQPEGPYPVVIPCPGVRLIVNGQERTQPTPVSMQDTVRVDAVNERREGEWSVTISSDGLQAILRIRPTVVIHREVAELPAASKLQLAVVEREERLPPLTWHELLQELSRLGIKYGVDWEACSRGVTSCAEEEVVIARGIPAEPGKDGRVELLFPSDSKLPVLAEEEETVDFRKRYVFTSVVEGEILAVKHLPGLGRPGTSVKGEVIVPPAPRDFILSAGEGAVLTRDGERAVAARAGRPVAFRQANLVRVSVLPELVHTGNVDLASGNISFKGDVVIAGNVEEGMTVEAGGNVRVGGLVSGARIQATGSILIRGNILASAVTAGGTPDFMQEILPQVRALAIGLREMIMAIYQLLGHPAFKQGDLKRGIGPLLRLLLEGKFRHLPAAAEVFKKQVETLPSGLAGEGLDEFIKEVERVVVHSPLMVRNLQEVEKLAQRASEWEQAFVSPPSAESDVVVSNILNSTVIASGDVRVVGGGCYNSRIHAGKKVTVAGVFRGGEIQAGEDVHVGELGSRGGSITKVVAGPRAMVTVKYAFENALVLVGGRVYRFDRKEKDVRLWLDKEGNLRSCVMSRGRFC